The following DNA comes from Triticum aestivum cultivar Chinese Spring chromosome 3D, IWGSC CS RefSeq v2.1, whole genome shotgun sequence.
TTGGTTGCAAAGCTCTTTATGTCCATGTATATCATCTAGATCTACAAACAATTGTCGATATAAGTACTTCTTTTCTATTGATAATCTAAACCACCCAATTTCTATTGTTTTGATAATACAATATACTGTTATTACTATGCCAACATTGACTCCACAAATTTTTTTaatgactactccctccgtccggaattacttgtcgcatatatggataaaaatgaatgtatctagaactaaaatacatctaggtacatatatttctccgacaagtattttcgggtgGAGGAAGTATTAATTATGACCTATATATTGGCAATGCCGCAACGTTCATATCTTAGCCttatatttggatacaatttattgCTTGCATTAATCATTGGTTGTGGCATAAATTTTGCATGCTCCTGATGGCTTTAAATTCTGATGGTCGTAGCTACTTTGCTGATTGAGTTTGATTTCTCAGTAGGAACAAAACAGATGCGTGTACTTTTTCACCTACTGAAGTTCTAAGGAAGACGACTACTGAAGTCAAAGGTATTTCTTGAATCCGTTCATCTAGTAATGTTTATACGAAGCAAACATAGGGCTTGCGTGAGACGGAGATGTCTAGAGTAGGGATCCGAATTTTGAAATTTCAAAGCCGCCCCTGTTCACTTGCTCGCACCCACCGCGGGTGACGGGCGAACCCTAGCCCCTTCCCCATCCTCCTCTCCTATGGCCTCCGCCGGCGTGGTCCACCGGGGCCTTGCCTCCGTGGTGCTGGCAGCAACCGGCAGGTCTTTCCCCGGGCACTTGGCGGGGCTCCTTCTTGCGGCAGTATGGCTCGGCCCGCGGTGGTCTGGGTTGGCGGGGTGGTTCCTGCAGTCCTCGGGTGCCttaggggcggcggcgcggccgttgGCTACGGGATGGCACGATGGTGCGGGAGCTCGACCGATGGCGCCCGCgaggcccagatctgggccctttgggCCCCATCTGGTTCGGGTGGGCCTGCGGCTCTCTGCACGACAACAAGCTCCCTAGAGGTGGAGGTGGGGCTGCGGCGGTCTCCTGGCGGAGGTGTTGGCAACCGGCATGCTGCAACATGGTAGGGGTACTTCATGAGCCCATCTAGGCTGGACCGAGCCAGTAGGGGCCCGGTTTGTCCCGGTTATCGTGTACAATTGGTTTTTGCATCGGCGGTGGAGGTAACCCCCTCCCGCTTGGCTGAGTTGTTGGTGCCCCGAGTCCGTTGTTCCCTCTTTCTTCCTCTAGGCCCCATGTTGGTGGCCCCAGTTTGGCAACAAGGTTGATTCAAGGCCGTGGTGGCGCATGCTGGTGGATGGCAGGATTGGTGGAAAACTCGCATTCTCCGGGGTGGTGGGGACTTTTGggtcgggagaaatccctgtcggTTCCTTTTATGTGCAGTTTTAACTGCTACCTTCAGTTCTACATAGGGGAATAACATTGTTTTTTATGATAACAGATTACCATGGACGGAGAGTGGCTGCAGCACAATAGTGGTGTGCACAATGAGTTTGACCTCTTCATGAAAAGCAAACACAATCACCTATTCCAGGACAACCATAGTGATGAGATGGATGGCCTGCTTGAAGCCACTACTGTCGTGGGCAACACTGATGATGCCAACGTTGTTGCTACAGACCACGGCAACAATGATGGAGAGACACATAGTGAGCAGAGAATGGCCACAAGGCGTGCCATTTATCACTGTCCGCGCAGTGAACAAATCCAACAACTTGAAGCGTACAATACATACTCAATCAATGTTTCTTACCTAGCAAAGTTGTGTACTAATCCATTTTCATTAACGTGACCTGCAGTGTGTTCCGCGACTGCCCTTATCCAGATGAGAAACTCCGGAAGGACCTTAGCGAGACGCTTGGCATGAGTGCCCAGCAGGTCAAGTTTTGGTTCCAAAACAAACGCACCTTCAGTAAGGTACATACCATTCCTTTCCACAATTAATTACATATCGGTCACCTACGATATGCAGTTATATGCACACTTTGctgttaaatagtacaaactcgaCTGAACATCATAGCATTGTTCGTCATTGGATCTTACAATATACTGTTGTATTCCCCTCATGAACATGGCATCATACTCTGGTAACCACTAATTAAATTGACGCATACCTGAAATTAATAAATGCAGGGCAAGATGCAGCGATGTGAGACCCAAAATCGTTGGGTAGAAAATGAGAGGCTGAAGACTGAACGTAAAGCCATCATGTTGGCTATGCAAAACAAGACTTGCCTCAAATGTAGAGGGGTGATGGTACAAACTCAGGATACCTCGGAGCGCCAACGCCTATACACCGAGAATATGAGGCTCAAGGAAGATATCCTACATGCCATTGCCTATCTTAAAGAAGGTCTTCGCCGAAATGGCATGTCGCTCCCATGGGGCCGCTACTGACCATACCATCTTTGATCTTCGCCAACATTAATTCTTCCGCATGAACTATAGTTTTACTTGGTTCCTCAGCTAGCGAATAACGTGCCATGTTACATGTGTATGTACATTACTTGGTCGCTTGTTTATTTATTTCCATAGGCTCTCATGGTTGCTACGTGGGATGGCACGAGATATGGAAATCATGGCAGCAATGTAGGGGCAGTAGGATGAGCGGCTTTGGGATGGCATTGCTGTGAAGCTCGGTCCAATGCTCGTCTTTGTCTCTTTGAGTTTGTAACAAAACAGACCAAGTAGATGCCAATAAATAGAGAAAACCAAACATGGAAGTTGCAAGTTGAATGCTGCACAATAACATCGTTTGTGTGTCCTAACATTTCGTGGTGTGAGTATGCCATTCATGAGATACCTCTACCATCGATGTTTTTTGGCAACATAAGCATTCATCATCTTCTGGATCCATGGCTGGAAGTGAACCACAATCGCCATCCACCTCGTGCACTCCTTGGTGCATGCACCTGCAGAGTCATGCACAGAGCATGATGAGGGGGATCCGAAGCTAAAAGTAGTGCAATACTTGGTGAAGGAGTCCTTGGGATCCTCTTGTGCCTGGTGGTCTCCCGCATGAATTGTGCCAAATGGGAAATTTCGTCACATGTGAATAAGCAAGTGCAGGGATTTTTGCATGTCCATGGAGCACAACCTAATCAGAGAGCAGAAAGACAGGAGCGCACTGGCGGTGAACCTCTGGTGTGTGACACCAGAGATGATGTGCATAGTGGTGGCCAACAACAATGTCAAGATTATGTGAGATGATGCGAAGACCATGTGAATGGGAGATGAGTGCATTTATGAAAGGAAGGCACAAGAGCAAAGAGTTCGAGATCATGGCATCCAAGGACGGTGAGTTTGTTTAATACATTGCAATGCTCTTGTCTGGTCTTGTCATCGACCTAGATGTGCTTTGGATGACATATCCATTGAAAAGTTCAAGTAGTTCCTATGCATAATTTCCCATGGTAAGTGCATGTGGTCACCTCGCTTGAGACAATCATGGACCTCAAGACCCTCTAAATGGAGAAGCTCATAGGTTTGTTGCTTGCCATTCAGCATAGCTATGCCATATGGATGGAAACCTTTGATCAAGTGATTTTTTGCTGCTAATGGAGAAAGAGTGGTAGGCATGACAGGGACGTCACAATCACCTTGACGAACAATCCTGAGATAGAGAAAAGCAAAAGGGCAAGGTGAAGCCCAAGCCGTCATCTGGTGATATTACTAGCCAAAAAAGTCATAGTGGTGGCAACATTGATAACACGAGCAAAGTTGAGTCACCGGGCAAGGGTTGGTGCCACGAAAAATGGCGTCTATGCCCAGCTGGCGAAAGAGTTCACAAACCTCGTAATGAACAACACGGCGAGACCAACCTGCGGGCTCAAGAGGACGTGCCGCACTACTTCTGACGATGACCCGAGACAATGCATTCATGTTAGAGGCTTAGAGCTGGTGCGCATGGGCTCTCAAATGAGGATGAGAGGCTCCTTGGACCTTCTTTGGCTTATATGGGAACAAGTCGCACAAAAAATGGAGATCAGCCAGTGAAAATTGCAACATTTTTGTGATTATTTTCGTCTTGTGCGAGCACCGGTGTGTACCTTGGTATGTCATGGTTTGGTCAAACTAGCTGCGAGCATCGGTGTGTACCTTGGTATGACCTGGTTTGGTCAAACTAGCTCTCTACTTGCACTTTGTCCTTTGCACTAACTTAAAGATTTTGTAGTTTGAACATATTTTTTCTATACGACATCATATTGAGATGATCCAAAAGGTAAAGTTGATCAACTCGACAAGGTGGACAACTTTAATGTGGATAGTTTCTACATTTGAGATCATATTGATGGCAGTCCTTCAACATTCCCAAATGGAGCTACCGCTTGTCGCTTTTCTCCAAGGTGGCGACAAAGGTTAAATGTTCCTGGGAGATAAAAACCACCTAGAAAaccaaaaatatatattaaaacaTAACGGTAGCATATATTGTCAACTAGACCATGACATTGTGCATTGCCACGCCCATCCATTTCTTTGATGGAATGATACAAAGTTTGTAAATACATATAGACTTGAGAAATGGAAGTTAAATGTTGTTTTTTGTGGacggtataatgtgcaaaaatcgaTATTTCCATATATATGTAGGAAAATTCAATTACGTTATAAACATGTTCCATGATAAACTAAGAACATGGGACATATAACAACATGGCCAAATAAAGACATTGTACAGCAATGCGTATAATTTGCTCATCACACACGATCACATATATTTTGATCATTGCTGGCATCACCCTCATGCTCACCACCATCCCCGTGTCAGACCTTTAGAATCAGTCGTGGATAGCTCAAAATAGGGAGTGATGGTTCCTCCGCAAAATGCAATATGGTTCTACGTATATGAAAAGATGTTGCATTTCCTTTTCAAAAGAAACATATGTTGCATCATAGTTACCATTATAATCAAGCTATAAAATTCGTGGAATGGTACCAGCGTACCAAATATTCCAAGCTACAAGATGATGAATCAAGTCCTCGACGAATTAAGAAATCATTTGCATTTACTATTTTCTGACATGGTTTACATATGTTTTGTTTGTAAAGTTACAACATTTCGAGCTAGAACTTGTCTTGATGCTCATAAAATTTCTGATAAAGTGAAGCAAATTTTCGAAACTTTAGCATAAAACCAACTTTCCAAATGCATCTGGAGATGTGCAAAAAGTAGAGGTaagaaataaaagaaagtaaaacGATAGCAGGACATCATGAATATTATCTTTGGTCTATATAATATTGGATATATTTTGCATTAACCCACAATCGTAATAGATAAGGGCGGATATCACATTACATATGTTTAGAGGAAGATATAGGAGTGCACCATATCTGAATTAACCCCCTGCATCAATGCGACCTATTTTTTCACAAATAGGAGTAAGACATCGGTCATATATAAAGTAGAATTTGTCTTGTGGAATTTTCCTTGTCGCATTCAATCTAAATTACGAGCAAACTTATGTGCATGCAAAGTAGTAGGACCAACATAGTAAGTAAGCTGCAATACAATGATATCTCAACAAAAGCTTACCTTTTTCAAGCTACATCTTGTCTAGATGCTCATAAGATTTCTGACAAAGTGAAGCAAACTTTTGAAATTTTATCATAAAACCAGTGTACCAAATGTACATGGAGATGTGCTAAAAGGAGAggttagaaagaaaaaaaaagtacaACAATAAGTCTACTTTTCAGCATAGTCTATATGTTAACCGCCACTATG
Coding sequences within:
- the LOC123076166 gene encoding homeobox-leucine zipper protein ROC7-like, producing the protein MDGEWLQHNSGVHNEFDLFMKSKHNHLFQDNHSDEMDGLLEATTVVGNTDDANVVATDHGNNDGETHSEQRMATRRAIYHCPRSEQIQQLEAYNTYSINVSYLAKFVFRDCPYPDEKLRKDLSETLGMSAQQVKFWFQNKRTFSKGKMQRCETQNRWVENERLKTERKAIMLAMQNKTCLKCRGVMVQTQDTSERQRLYTENMRLKEDILHAIAYLKEGLRRNGMSLPWGRY